A single window of Sphingobium sp. SCG-1 DNA harbors:
- a CDS encoding alpha/beta fold hydrolase has product MNSPPPIPDAAIAPNVAAPQHGPRPLPLFLEILVAQTQHDPLLRARALAGLTRYQDATRPTRPKAAKVHAVSGVARLLYYGSGESGGPPIVVIPSLINPPDVLDLSERISLMRWLATQGHDVFLVDWGHPDAADRSMNLSGHIITRLVPLLQTLEEKVPPVLVGYCLGGTLAAGAAACFPVSALVTIATPWDFDGFSDKVRQEIAHLWRDAKPFCQKAGYVPMEVLQSGFWALDPARTIAKYADFGEMQEGSDAMTAFMALEDWANAGPPLTYAASEELFEELYQANVTGLAQWKVGEDAVRPEQLTVPSLSIRSSTDRIVPATSAPALAESWTLDMGHVGMIVGSRARQQLWEPLSQWLFKHGAEC; this is encoded by the coding sequence CGTCCTTTGCCTCTGTTTCTGGAGATTTTGGTGGCGCAAACGCAACACGATCCGTTGCTGCGCGCGCGTGCACTTGCAGGATTGACGCGGTATCAGGACGCCACTCGTCCTACCAGGCCGAAAGCCGCGAAGGTTCATGCTGTATCAGGTGTGGCGCGCCTGTTGTATTATGGGTCAGGTGAGTCAGGCGGCCCACCCATCGTGGTGATTCCCTCTCTCATCAATCCGCCCGACGTCCTCGACCTGTCCGAACGGATATCGCTGATGCGCTGGCTAGCCACGCAGGGGCACGATGTGTTCCTAGTGGACTGGGGACATCCCGACGCCGCCGACCGCAGCATGAACCTGAGCGGTCACATCATCACGCGCCTCGTTCCTCTTCTCCAAACTCTTGAAGAGAAGGTGCCGCCCGTTCTTGTAGGCTATTGCCTGGGTGGAACGCTGGCCGCGGGAGCGGCGGCGTGCTTTCCGGTCTCGGCGCTTGTCACTATTGCCACCCCTTGGGACTTTGACGGCTTTTCCGACAAGGTGCGGCAGGAGATCGCGCACCTGTGGCGTGACGCAAAACCTTTCTGCCAGAAAGCGGGCTATGTACCGATGGAAGTGCTGCAATCGGGGTTCTGGGCGCTGGACCCTGCACGGACGATTGCGAAATATGCTGACTTCGGCGAGATGCAGGAAGGCAGCGATGCCATGACAGCTTTCATGGCGCTTGAGGACTGGGCCAATGCAGGGCCGCCCTTGACCTACGCCGCTTCGGAAGAACTGTTCGAAGAGCTGTATCAAGCCAATGTTACTGGCCTCGCCCAGTGGAAGGTGGGCGAGGATGCAGTGAGGCCGGAACAACTCACCGTGCCGTCTCTCTCCATCCGCTCCTCGACTGACCGCATCGTACCGGCCACCTCCGCTCCCGCTCTTGCCGAAAGCTGGACGCTGGATATGGGCCATGTCGGCATGATCGTCGGTAGCCGCGCCCGCCAGCAACTCTGGGAACCGCTGTCCCAATGGCTGTTCAAGCATGGCGCCGAGTGCTAA
- a CDS encoding acetyl-CoA C-acetyltransferase, which translates to MTDIVITAAKRTAVGSFLGAFASTPAHELGRIAIEAAIAQAGIDANEVDEVILGQVLTAAQGQNPARQAAVAAGIPVERTAIGINQICGSGLRAVALAAQAIQTGDARIMIAGGQESMSMAPHAQMLRGGTKMGAVSLVDTMVQDGLTDAFNSYHMGMTAENLAEKYQITREDQDRFAAASQNKAEAARSAGRFADEIAPVTIKGRKGDTVVDQDEYIRAGATFEAMQTLRPAFKKDGSVTAGNASGLNDGAAALVLMSAEEAERRGSTVLGRIASWATCGVDPSIMGIGPAPASRRALEKAGWKLADLDLIEANEAFAAQALSVGKELGWDAEKVNVNGGAIAIGHPLGASGARVLTTLLYELERRDGKKGLATLCIGGGMGIAMCIER; encoded by the coding sequence ATGACCGACATCGTCATCACCGCTGCGAAGCGCACTGCCGTTGGCAGCTTCCTCGGAGCATTCGCCAGCACCCCTGCTCATGAACTCGGTCGTATCGCCATTGAAGCGGCGATCGCGCAGGCGGGCATCGACGCCAATGAAGTGGACGAGGTGATCCTCGGGCAGGTACTGACGGCGGCACAAGGGCAGAATCCCGCCAGGCAAGCCGCCGTGGCGGCTGGCATCCCGGTGGAACGCACCGCAATTGGCATCAACCAGATCTGCGGCTCGGGCCTGCGCGCCGTCGCGCTCGCTGCGCAGGCGATCCAGACCGGCGACGCCCGCATCATGATAGCAGGCGGGCAGGAAAGCATGTCCATGGCTCCACATGCGCAAATGCTGCGCGGCGGTACGAAGATGGGTGCGGTCAGTCTGGTCGATACGATGGTGCAGGACGGGCTGACCGACGCGTTCAACAGTTACCACATGGGGATGACGGCCGAAAATCTCGCGGAGAAGTATCAGATCACGCGGGAAGATCAGGATCGCTTCGCCGCCGCGAGCCAGAACAAGGCTGAGGCAGCACGCAGCGCGGGGCGTTTTGCGGATGAGATCGCGCCGGTGACGATCAAGGGCCGCAAGGGCGACACCGTCGTCGATCAGGACGAATATATCCGCGCTGGCGCCACCTTTGAAGCGATGCAGACGCTGCGTCCGGCATTCAAGAAGGATGGTTCGGTGACGGCTGGCAATGCGAGCGGCCTCAATGATGGCGCAGCGGCTCTGGTGCTTATGTCGGCCGAAGAAGCGGAACGGCGTGGATCGACTGTGCTTGGCCGCATCGCCTCCTGGGCTACCTGTGGGGTGGACCCGTCGATCATGGGCATCGGCCCCGCCCCTGCCAGCCGCCGGGCGTTGGAGAAAGCTGGCTGGAAGCTTGCCGACTTAGACCTCATCGAAGCCAATGAGGCTTTCGCCGCGCAAGCCCTTTCAGTGGGTAAGGAACTCGGCTGGGACGCAGAGAAAGTGAATGTCAACGGCGGCGCGATCGCCATCGGTCATCCTCTTGGCGCTTCGGGCGCACGCGTGCTCACGACTCTTCTTTACGAGTTGGAACGTCGCGACGGGAAGAAGGGCCTTGCAACGCTATGCATCGGCGGCGGCATGGGTATCGCCATGTGCATCGAACGTTAA
- the alr gene encoding alanine racemase gives MMSTVSAPSAPLRLQLSRAALQHNWRWLAQMSGSAICGAAIKANGYGLGAPAVMTHLAEAGCRDFFVATWAEAEALAPLVDGLALSVLHGVREDDLKVALQGQARPVLSTEQQIARWRGAGGGPCDVMVDTGMNRLGLDWRSDIAEAVRGLKIVTLMSHLACADDSHALSVVQQQRFDEIAQRIPAQRYSLANSAGIMLGADYHFGLTRPGLALYGGVPRQEAAGMLRQVVTPQAEILQVRRVLSGDTVGYNATFTAPKDLTVAILNIGYADGYLRGFSGTGTVLANRQALPVVGRVSMDLLIVDITSAPGLNEGDWLDIAYDLPIAASVAGLSQYELLTGLGQRFERRWI, from the coding sequence ATGATGTCCACCGTGTCTGCTCCCTCCGCACCGCTTCGACTTCAGCTTAGCCGGGCCGCGTTGCAGCATAACTGGCGCTGGTTAGCGCAGATGAGCGGCAGTGCGATATGCGGCGCCGCGATCAAGGCGAATGGCTACGGGCTGGGCGCGCCTGCCGTCATGACGCATCTTGCGGAAGCGGGGTGCCGGGATTTCTTCGTGGCGACCTGGGCAGAGGCGGAGGCGTTGGCTCCCTTGGTCGATGGCCTCGCCTTGTCCGTGCTGCATGGCGTGCGGGAGGATGACCTGAAGGTGGCGCTTCAGGGGCAGGCGCGCCCGGTGCTTTCCACTGAGCAGCAAATTGCCCGGTGGCGCGGTGCAGGTGGGGGACCCTGCGACGTAATGGTGGATACCGGCATGAACAGGCTGGGGCTGGATTGGCGATCCGATATTGCCGAGGCGGTACGCGGTCTGAAGATCGTCACGCTAATGAGCCATCTTGCCTGTGCTGACGACAGCCATGCGCTTTCCGTTGTACAGCAGCAGCGGTTTGACGAGATAGCGCAACGCATTCCAGCGCAACGGTATAGCTTGGCCAACAGCGCGGGCATCATGCTTGGTGCCGATTACCACTTCGGCCTGACTCGTCCTGGCCTGGCGCTTTACGGCGGCGTGCCGAGGCAGGAAGCGGCGGGGATGCTGAGGCAGGTGGTGACACCCCAGGCCGAGATTTTGCAGGTCCGTCGCGTCCTGAGCGGTGACACTGTTGGATATAACGCCACCTTCACTGCGCCAAAGGATTTGACCGTAGCAATTCTCAACATCGGCTATGCGGATGGGTATCTGCGTGGCTTTTCCGGCACCGGCACGGTTCTCGCCAACCGTCAGGCGCTTCCGGTGGTAGGCCGTGTGTCCATGGACTTGCTGATTGTGGATATAACATCCGCGCCGGGGCTGAACGAAGGCGACTGGCTCGACATCGCTTATGACCTGCCCATAGCCGCCTCCGTGGCCGGGCTGTCGCAATATGAACTGCTTACGGGTCTTGGGCAGCGGTTCGAACGGCGCTGGATCTAA
- a CDS encoding MFS transporter: MDSAAPGTADYVMDVRRDRLVIAASSLGTVFEWYDFFIYGTLAAIIGRTFFPTDNASVELLYSLAGFAVGFGFRPLGAVLFGYFGDRLGRKYTFLATITLMGLATAGVGLVPSAASIGAAAPVTLIILRIFQGLALGGEYGGAAIYVAEHAPVERRGFYTSFIQASVVGGFILSITVVLGTQWIVGPQAWDAWGWRVPFLFSLLLLAISLWIRLKLKESPVFKAMKQAGECARNPLKETFTYPGNKKRLIVALFGIAAGLTVIWYTAMFQVLYFLQNALRVEPVTAQILVGIGAASGLFWFLYFGHLSDKIGRKKPIVIGYAATLLLLFPVFHLIGSAANPGLAEAARRAPVVVRGPDCRFDPFAKSQATECSRLLDYFSKKGVHYTKTESDITQVSVAGTVQADTRPEALDRTLAQSGYDLAKVKPSLAQSLLILLGILILGALSGATYGPVAALLSELFPARIRYSSMSIPYHIGTGYFGGFLPLVSQYIVARTGDPYSGLWYTMVVVAMSLAVTLWGLPETRGARLDAKG; encoded by the coding sequence ATGGACAGTGCAGCGCCGGGAACGGCGGATTATGTGATGGACGTTAGGCGCGATCGGCTGGTCATCGCGGCATCGTCGCTCGGCACCGTGTTCGAATGGTACGACTTCTTCATCTACGGCACGCTGGCGGCGATCATAGGCCGCACATTTTTCCCCACGGACAATGCGTCTGTCGAGCTTCTTTATTCGCTGGCCGGTTTTGCGGTAGGGTTCGGTTTCAGGCCATTGGGCGCAGTCCTGTTCGGCTATTTCGGCGACAGGCTGGGCCGCAAATACACCTTCCTCGCGACGATTACGCTGATGGGCCTGGCGACGGCGGGCGTGGGTTTGGTGCCATCCGCGGCCTCGATCGGAGCCGCCGCGCCAGTGACGCTTATAATCCTCCGAATATTTCAGGGCCTTGCGTTAGGCGGCGAATATGGTGGCGCGGCCATCTACGTCGCCGAACATGCGCCGGTGGAACGGCGGGGGTTCTACACCAGCTTCATACAGGCGAGCGTGGTAGGCGGATTCATTTTATCCATCACCGTAGTGCTGGGGACGCAGTGGATCGTCGGGCCACAGGCGTGGGACGCGTGGGGATGGCGTGTTCCGTTCCTTTTCTCGCTGTTGTTGCTGGCAATATCCTTGTGGATCCGGCTGAAGTTGAAGGAAAGCCCCGTCTTCAAGGCAATGAAGCAGGCCGGGGAATGCGCGCGCAACCCGCTGAAGGAGACATTCACCTATCCCGGTAACAAGAAGCGGCTGATCGTCGCGCTTTTCGGTATCGCGGCTGGCCTGACCGTCATCTGGTACACCGCGATGTTCCAGGTGTTATACTTCTTGCAGAACGCGTTGCGCGTGGAACCGGTCACAGCGCAGATACTGGTCGGCATTGGTGCCGCCAGTGGCTTGTTCTGGTTCCTGTATTTCGGACATCTGTCTGACAAGATCGGGCGCAAGAAGCCCATCGTCATTGGTTACGCCGCGACCCTTTTGCTCCTTTTCCCGGTGTTTCATCTTATCGGAAGCGCTGCCAATCCGGGGCTGGCCGAAGCAGCGCGTCGCGCGCCCGTAGTGGTCAGGGGACCGGACTGCCGGTTCGACCCCTTCGCCAAATCGCAGGCGACGGAATGCTCACGGCTTCTGGATTATTTTTCCAAGAAAGGTGTGCACTACACCAAGACGGAGTCCGATATCACGCAGGTGTCAGTGGCGGGCACGGTGCAGGCCGATACACGGCCGGAGGCACTGGACAGGACACTGGCGCAATCGGGGTACGATCTGGCAAAGGTGAAACCTTCGTTGGCCCAGTCGTTGTTGATCCTGTTGGGTATCCTGATTTTGGGCGCTCTGTCGGGAGCGACTTACGGTCCGGTGGCTGCGCTCCTTTCAGAACTGTTTCCGGCGCGCATCCGGTATAGTTCCATGTCGATTCCCTATCATATCGGAACAGGATATTTCGGTGGGTTCCTGCCACTAGTGAGCCAGTATATCGTGGCGCGGACAGGCGATCCTTATTCCGGGCTGTGGTATACGATGGTCGTGGTCGCGATGTCGCTGGCCGTGACTTTATGGGGTTTGCCCGAAACGCGGGGCGCAAGGCTCGACGCGAAGGGGTGA
- a CDS encoding tRNA-binding protein — MHLNHDPAATPAAEIDFDAFLAVDIRVGTIMSAEPFPEARKPAYKLLIDFGPGIGERKSSAQITENYEIEPLVGRQVAAVVNFPPRQIGKFMSQVLTLGFPDENGAVTLFAPDKAVPNGARLF, encoded by the coding sequence ATGCATCTGAACCACGACCCGGCGGCTACGCCAGCCGCCGAGATCGACTTCGACGCCTTTCTGGCCGTGGATATCAGGGTAGGCACGATCATGTCGGCTGAGCCTTTCCCGGAAGCCCGCAAACCAGCCTACAAGTTGCTGATCGACTTCGGACCGGGGATCGGGGAGCGCAAGAGCAGTGCGCAGATCACCGAGAATTACGAGATCGAGCCGCTTGTGGGGCGGCAGGTTGCGGCCGTCGTCAACTTTCCGCCACGCCAGATCGGAAAGTTCATGTCGCAGGTGCTGACACTCGGCTTTCCCGACGAGAACGGCGCAGTCACGCTGTTTGCGCCGGACAAAGCTGTGCCGAATGGGGCAAGGCTATTCTGA
- a CDS encoding acetyl/propionyl/methylcrotonyl-CoA carboxylase subunit alpha, producing MAITKILIANRGEIACRVIRTARKMGIATVAVYSDADARAPHVLMADEAVHIGPSPAAQSYLIADKIIQACKDTGADAVHPGYGFLSERTSFAEALKDAGIAFIGPPPGAIAAMGDKIESKKLAKEAGVNVVPGYVGEIDDSDHAVRISNDIGYPVMMKASAGGGGKGMRLAYSEQDVREGFEATKREGLASFGDDRVFIEKFIESPRHIEIQVLGDQHGNIVYLNERECSIQRRHQKVVEEAPSPFVTPKMRKAMGEQAVALARTVGYYSAGTVELIVSGADTTGEGFYFLEMNTRLQVEHPVTEQITGLDLVEQMIRVANGEKLSFTQDDVKISGWSVENRVYAEDPYRGFLPSTGRLVRYNPPEVAEGVRVDDGVTEGGEVSMFYDPMIAKLITYAPTRLEAIDKQIDALDRFEIDGPGHNIDFLSAIMQHERFRSGNITTGFIAEEYPEGFHGAPASRELLRKLAAIGGFAAMAQADRARRIDGQLGRRLKPPTGWQVKVGKGDAGVVHDVTIAMDEVTVDGELLDVSLEYTPGDRIIEADFDGEALAVRIAPVRGGFRLTVHGAAHVVRVLPAHVAPLAQHMIEKIPPDLSRYLICPMPGLLVSLNVGEGDKVEAGQPLAVIEAMKMENILRAQKSGVVKSLSAKAGDSLAVDAIILEME from the coding sequence ATGGCAATAACCAAAATCCTCATCGCGAACCGTGGCGAAATCGCGTGCCGGGTGATCCGTACCGCACGCAAGATGGGCATTGCCACAGTCGCGGTCTACTCCGATGCCGATGCGCGAGCGCCGCATGTGCTGATGGCGGACGAGGCGGTGCATATCGGGCCTTCGCCTGCCGCCCAGTCTTACCTGATCGCCGACAAGATCATTCAGGCGTGCAAGGATACGGGCGCGGATGCGGTACATCCGGGCTATGGTTTCCTCTCGGAGCGGACAAGCTTTGCCGAGGCGCTGAAGGACGCAGGGATCGCATTCATCGGCCCGCCTCCGGGCGCGATTGCCGCGATGGGCGACAAGATCGAGTCCAAGAAGCTGGCCAAGGAAGCAGGCGTCAACGTAGTGCCGGGCTATGTGGGCGAGATCGACGATTCCGATCATGCGGTGCGGATTTCCAACGACATCGGCTATCCGGTGATGATGAAGGCATCGGCAGGTGGCGGCGGCAAGGGTATGCGGCTTGCCTATAGCGAGCAGGATGTGCGCGAAGGCTTCGAGGCGACCAAGCGCGAGGGGCTGGCGAGCTTTGGCGATGATCGCGTGTTCATCGAGAAGTTCATCGAGAGCCCGCGTCATATCGAAATTCAGGTGCTGGGCGATCAGCATGGCAACATAGTCTACTTGAACGAGCGCGAATGTTCGATCCAGCGCCGCCACCAGAAAGTTGTCGAGGAAGCGCCTTCGCCCTTCGTCACGCCCAAGATGCGCAAGGCAATGGGCGAGCAGGCCGTCGCACTCGCACGGACTGTGGGCTATTATAGCGCAGGCACGGTGGAATTGATCGTCAGCGGCGCGGATACGACGGGAGAGGGGTTCTACTTCCTCGAAATGAATACCCGGCTTCAGGTCGAGCACCCGGTGACAGAGCAGATCACCGGCCTCGATTTGGTCGAGCAGATGATCCGCGTTGCAAACGGCGAGAAGCTGTCCTTCACGCAGGATGATGTGAAGATCAGCGGCTGGTCGGTCGAGAACCGAGTCTATGCCGAAGATCCCTATCGCGGGTTCCTGCCTTCGACCGGGCGTCTGGTGCGCTATAATCCGCCGGAAGTGGCGGAAGGCGTGCGCGTGGACGACGGCGTGACCGAGGGCGGTGAAGTCAGCATGTTCTACGATCCGATGATCGCCAAGCTCATCACCTATGCACCGACGCGGCTGGAGGCAATCGACAAGCAGATCGACGCACTGGACCGATTCGAGATCGATGGGCCGGGGCACAATATCGATTTCCTGTCCGCCATCATGCAGCATGAGCGTTTCAGATCGGGCAACATCACCACCGGGTTCATCGCGGAGGAATATCCCGAAGGCTTCCATGGCGCCCCCGCTTCGCGCGAGTTGCTGCGTAAGCTGGCAGCGATCGGGGGCTTTGCGGCGATGGCGCAGGCGGATCGCGCGCGGCGTATCGATGGACAATTGGGACGTCGCCTGAAGCCGCCGACGGGGTGGCAGGTCAAGGTCGGCAAGGGGGACGCAGGCGTCGTGCACGACGTGACCATCGCGATGGACGAAGTGACGGTCGATGGCGAACTGCTGGACGTGAGCCTGGAATATACGCCCGGCGACCGGATCATCGAGGCGGATTTCGACGGCGAGGCTTTGGCGGTGCGGATAGCGCCGGTGCGGGGAGGATTCCGACTAACCGTGCATGGAGCCGCCCATGTCGTGCGCGTGCTGCCCGCCCATGTCGCGCCGCTGGCGCAGCATATGATCGAGAAAATCCCGCCGGATCTTTCGCGTTACCTGATCTGTCCGATGCCGGGCCTGCTGGTCTCGCTGAACGTTGGTGAGGGCGATAAGGTGGAAGCGGGTCAGCCGCTTGCGGTCATAGAAGCCATGAAAATGGAGAACATCCTTCGTGCGCAGAAGAGCGGCGTCGTGAAATCGCTTTCCGCCAAGGCTGGAGACAGCCTGGCGGTCGACGCGATCATTCTTGAGATGGAGTGA
- a CDS encoding lysozyme inhibitor LprI family protein produces the protein MLLMLLLAAAGCADPQTQAQMTQCAGQAYATSDAAMTRQWKATYAYMKGRDAQNKSRGGGFGYAASLLASQRAWLKYRDTQCVLSSGEFAGGSMQPLAAAQCKKRLTDARTGELKSLIWRK, from the coding sequence ATGTTGCTGATGCTGCTTTTGGCGGCGGCAGGGTGCGCCGACCCGCAGACGCAGGCTCAAATGACACAGTGCGCGGGTCAGGCTTATGCGACGTCGGATGCGGCTATGACGCGGCAATGGAAAGCGACCTATGCGTATATGAAAGGTCGCGATGCACAGAATAAATCGCGCGGCGGCGGCTTTGGGTATGCCGCGTCATTGTTGGCCAGCCAAAGGGCCTGGCTTAAATATCGCGATACACAATGTGTGCTGTCGTCGGGCGAGTTTGCAGGCGGCTCCATGCAGCCGCTGGCAGCAGCACAGTGTAAAAAACGGCTGACCGATGCACGAACTGGCGAACTTAAGTCGCTGATCTGGCGAAAATAA
- the bioB gene encoding biotin synthase BioB, translating to MTAATARTDWTREEIAALFDLPFSDLMFEAQTVHRACHPRNEVQLSTLLSIKTGGCVEDCGYCNQSVHAETGLKAEKLMDVRAVLQSAAQAKDAGSGRFCMGAAWRSPKARDMPAIVEMVKGVRAMGLETCMTLGMLTAEQSQQLAEAGLDYYNHNIDTSPENYANVITTRSFEDRIETLENVRAAGINVCCGGIVGMGETREDRIGFLHVLATMPHPESVPINALVPVKGTALGDMLADTPLAKIDEIEFVRTVAVARIVMPQSMVRLSAGRESMSEACQALCFMAGANSIFTGDRLLTTPNAGDNADAALFAKLGVNAMQVAPQSVREESLCC from the coding sequence GTGACCGCTGCCACTGCCCGTACCGACTGGACCCGTGAAGAGATCGCGGCGCTGTTCGACTTGCCTTTTTCCGACCTGATGTTTGAGGCGCAAACCGTGCATCGCGCGTGTCACCCGCGCAATGAAGTGCAGCTTTCGACGCTGCTGTCGATCAAGACGGGCGGCTGTGTCGAGGATTGCGGATACTGCAATCAGTCCGTCCATGCTGAGACTGGTCTGAAGGCCGAAAAGCTGATGGACGTCCGCGCCGTTCTGCAATCGGCGGCGCAGGCGAAGGACGCTGGTTCCGGGCGTTTTTGCATGGGCGCCGCCTGGCGCAGCCCCAAGGCTCGTGACATGCCAGCCATTGTGGAGATGGTGAAGGGTGTGCGGGCCATGGGTCTGGAAACCTGCATGACGCTGGGAATGCTGACTGCGGAGCAATCGCAGCAACTCGCTGAGGCCGGGCTGGATTATTACAATCACAACATCGATACATCGCCGGAGAACTACGCGAACGTTATCACGACGCGCAGCTTCGAAGACCGGATCGAGACGCTGGAGAATGTGCGCGCCGCCGGGATCAACGTGTGCTGTGGTGGGATCGTGGGCATGGGCGAGACGCGGGAGGATCGGATCGGGTTCCTCCATGTTCTTGCCACGATGCCGCACCCGGAAAGCGTGCCAATCAACGCGCTGGTGCCCGTGAAGGGCACGGCGCTGGGCGACATGCTGGCCGATACGCCGCTCGCCAAGATCGACGAGATCGAATTCGTTCGCACCGTCGCCGTTGCACGCATTGTGATGCCGCAGAGCATGGTGCGACTGTCGGCGGGCCGGGAGAGCATGAGCGAGGCGTGTCAGGCGTTGTGCTTCATGGCTGGGGCGAACAGCATCTTTACCGGCGACCGGCTGCTAACGACGCCGAACGCGGGGGACAATGCCGACGCGGCGCTGTTTGCGAAGCTGGGCGTGAATGCGATGCAGGTGGCTCCGCAATCCGTCAGAGAGGAAAGCCTATGTTGCTGA
- the scpA gene encoding methylmalonyl-CoA mutase, which translates to MTDKPSLDQWQVAAAKEVKGKDLTWHTPEGIDVKPLYTAEDVTVDPGLPGFAPFTRGVRASMYAGRPWTIRQYAGFSTAEESNAFYRRNLAAGQKGLSVAFDLATHRGYDSDHPRVVGDVGKAGVAIDSVEDMKILFDGIPLDKMSVSMTMNGAVIPILAFFIVAGEEQGVDRKLLDGTIQNDILKEFMVRNTYIYPPEPSMRIISDIFGYTSREMPKFNSISISGYHMQEAGATQVQELAFTIADGREYVKYGVASGLDIDKFAGRLSFFFAIGMNFFMEIAKLRAARVLWHRVMTNLGAQDERSKMLRTHCQTSGVSLTEQDPYNNVMRTTIEAMAAMLGGTQSLHTNALDEAIALPTDFSARIARNTQIVIQEETGMCNVVDPLGGSYYIESLTQELVDKAWEIIERVDADGGMAKAVAAGWPKAMIEEAAAARQARVDRAEDVIVGVNKYRLATEDALETLEVDNAKVREGQIARINSVKASRDEAACKAALDALREGAKGSENLLALAVEAARARATLGEISLAMEDVFGRYGTQPTPVKGVYGAPYKDDNRWKQVLDGVAAVEHRLGRKPKLMVAKMGQDGHDRGANVIASAFGDMGFDIVSGPLFQTPEETVVLALESEVDVVGASSLAAGHKTLIPELIKLLREKGRNDIKVIAGGVIPPQDYDYLRDAGVQGIYGPGSNVVECAADVLRLLGHNMPPLEDAA; encoded by the coding sequence ATGACCGACAAGCCATCTTTGGATCAGTGGCAGGTCGCGGCAGCGAAAGAGGTCAAGGGCAAAGATCTGACCTGGCACACGCCCGAAGGGATCGACGTCAAGCCGCTGTATACGGCCGAGGACGTGACGGTCGATCCCGGCCTTCCCGGCTTTGCGCCTTTTACGCGCGGTGTGCGGGCGAGCATGTATGCAGGGCGGCCGTGGACGATCCGGCAATATGCGGGCTTCTCGACCGCCGAGGAGTCCAATGCCTTTTATCGGCGCAATCTGGCGGCAGGGCAGAAGGGGCTGTCGGTCGCCTTCGATCTGGCGACGCACCGTGGCTATGACAGCGACCATCCGCGCGTCGTCGGTGACGTTGGCAAGGCAGGCGTGGCGATCGATTCCGTCGAGGATATGAAGATCCTGTTCGACGGCATTCCGCTCGACAAGATGAGCGTGTCGATGACGATGAACGGCGCGGTCATCCCGATCCTCGCCTTCTTCATCGTGGCGGGCGAGGAGCAGGGTGTCGACCGCAAGCTGCTCGACGGGACCATCCAGAACGACATCCTCAAGGAGTTCATGGTCCGCAATACATACATCTACCCGCCCGAGCCGAGTATGCGGATCATATCCGACATCTTCGGCTATACCTCGCGGGAGATGCCCAAGTTCAACAGCATCTCCATCTCCGGCTATCATATGCAGGAGGCCGGGGCGACGCAGGTGCAGGAGCTGGCCTTCACCATCGCGGACGGGCGCGAATATGTGAAATATGGTGTGGCGTCGGGGCTGGACATCGACAAGTTCGCCGGGCGGTTGAGCTTTTTCTTCGCGATCGGCATGAACTTCTTCATGGAGATCGCCAAGCTGCGCGCTGCGCGCGTGCTGTGGCATCGGGTGATGACGAACCTGGGCGCGCAGGACGAGCGGTCCAAGATGCTGCGCACGCACTGCCAAACGAGCGGCGTTTCGCTGACCGAGCAGGACCCCTACAACAACGTGATGCGCACGACGATCGAGGCGATGGCTGCGATGCTGGGCGGTACGCAGTCGCTGCACACCAATGCGCTGGACGAAGCGATCGCGCTGCCGACCGATTTCTCCGCCCGGATCGCGCGCAATACGCAGATCGTGATCCAGGAAGAGACCGGCATGTGCAATGTCGTCGACCCGCTGGGGGGAAGCTATTATATCGAAAGCCTGACGCAAGAACTGGTCGACAAGGCGTGGGAAATCATCGAGCGCGTCGATGCCGATGGCGGCATGGCGAAGGCGGTTGCGGCGGGCTGGCCCAAGGCGATGATCGAGGAAGCCGCGGCGGCGCGTCAGGCGCGGGTCGATCGGGCCGAGGACGTGATCGTTGGCGTGAATAAGTACCGCCTTGCGACCGAAGATGCGCTGGAAACACTGGAAGTCGATAATGCCAAGGTCCGCGAAGGACAGATAGCGCGGATCAACTCGGTCAAGGCTTCTCGTGACGAGGCTGCTTGTAAGGCGGCGCTGGATGCCCTGCGTGAGGGCGCGAAGGGTAGCGAGAACCTGCTGGCGCTGGCCGTCGAGGCCGCAAGGGCGCGTGCTACGCTGGGCGAAATCAGCCTGGCGATGGAAGATGTGTTCGGCCGCTATGGCACGCAGCCCACGCCAGTCAAAGGCGTCTATGGCGCACCTTACAAGGATGACAATCGCTGGAAACAGGTGCTGGATGGCGTGGCCGCAGTCGAGCACCGGTTGGGCCGCAAGCCCAAGCTGATGGTCGCGAAAATGGGACAGGACGGGCATGATCGCGGCGCGAATGTGATCGCCTCTGCCTTTGGCGACATGGGCTTCGATATTGTGTCCGGTCCGCTGTTCCAGACGCCGGAAGAAACGGTGGTGTTGGCGCTGGAGAGCGAAGTCGATGTGGTGGGCGCGTCATCTCTGGCGGCAGGGCACAAGACGCTTATCCCCGAGCTCATCAAGCTGCTTCGGGAGAAGGGGCGCAACGATATCAAGGTGATCGCGGGGGGCGTGATCCCGCCGCAGGACTACGACTATCTACGTGACGCAGGCGTGCAGGGCATTTATGGACCCGGCTCCAACGTCGTGGAATGCGCGGCCGACGTGCTGCGCCTCCTCGGCCACAACATGCCCCCGCTGGAGGATGCTGCGTGA